In the Olleya sp. Hel_I_94 genome, one interval contains:
- a CDS encoding SRPBCC family protein codes for MKYLKYLLFLLLIAIIAIAIYIAVQPNDFSVSRTRTIQAPASLIYNEVIDFKNWEDWNAWTEEKPEMTINYPEQTKGIDGSYSWIDNGETGTMRTIDTNPNKSITQTMQFADYPSSDVVWTFMPNADGSTDVKWTISGKDLPFGFKAYAAFTGGMDSKIGPYYDRSLELLDQKVVKSMTIYNIKVNGVTQHSGGFYLYNTTSSKIENFKVKMQQMLPEVKQYLTDNNIKPSGAPFIIYHKWDLENNAVIFSCAMPTSDRVITTDSEILTGQLEPFDALKTTLKGNYTHLEEAWNTAMKYQTDINLVPDKTGVALEVYVTDPSNTPNPADWITEIYLPIVLENNTTLNH; via the coding sequence ATGAAATACTTAAAATACCTTTTATTTTTATTGCTTATTGCAATCATAGCTATAGCTATTTATATTGCAGTACAACCTAATGATTTTAGTGTATCAAGAACTAGAACTATTCAAGCACCTGCTAGTTTAATATATAATGAAGTGATAGATTTTAAAAACTGGGAAGATTGGAATGCTTGGACAGAAGAAAAACCAGAAATGACTATTAATTATCCAGAACAAACAAAAGGTATTGATGGTTCTTACTCTTGGATTGATAATGGTGAAACAGGTACCATGCGCACTATAGATACCAATCCTAATAAATCCATTACACAAACCATGCAGTTTGCTGATTACCCAAGTTCTGACGTTGTTTGGACTTTTATGCCAAATGCAGATGGTAGTACTGATGTAAAATGGACCATTTCTGGTAAAGATTTACCTTTTGGTTTTAAAGCTTATGCTGCTTTTACAGGTGGCATGGATAGTAAAATTGGACCATACTACGACAGAAGCTTAGAGCTTTTAGACCAAAAGGTGGTAAAAAGCATGACGATTTATAATATTAAAGTAAATGGTGTAACACAACATAGTGGTGGTTTTTACCTTTATAATACCACTTCTAGTAAAATTGAAAATTTTAAAGTTAAAATGCAGCAAATGCTTCCTGAAGTTAAACAATACCTTACTGACAACAATATTAAGCCTTCAGGAGCTCCTTTTATTATATATCATAAATGGGATTTAGAAAATAATGCAGTCATTTTTTCTTGTGCTATGCCAACTAGTGATAGGGTTATTACAACTGATAGCGAAATTTTAACTGGACAATTAGAACCTTTTGATGCCTTAAAAACAACTTTAAAAGGAAATTACACGCATCTTGAAGAAGCTTGGAATACTGCTATGAAATATCAAACAGACATTAATTTAGTACCTGATAAAACTGGTGTTGCGCTAGAAGTATATGTGACAGACCCAAGCAATACGCCTAATCCTGCGGATTGGATTACTGAAATTTATTTACCAATAGTGTTAGAAAACAACACAACTTTAAATCATTAA
- the crcB gene encoding fluoride efflux transporter CrcB: MKQLVLVFVGGGFGSVLRYIIGKALNNTNNGIPYGTFLANVLGSLLIGIILGLALKNNTLSNNQTLLLATGFCGGFTTFSTFAYENHVFLKSGDFTSFALYTITSFILGFLAVFLGMWLAKQF; the protein is encoded by the coding sequence ATGAAACAACTTGTTTTAGTTTTTGTAGGTGGTGGTTTTGGTAGTGTCCTACGCTATATTATTGGAAAAGCGCTAAATAATACAAACAACGGAATACCTTACGGAACCTTTTTAGCCAATGTATTAGGGAGTTTACTTATAGGTATAATATTAGGTTTAGCTTTAAAAAATAATACACTTAGTAACAACCAAACATTGTTACTAGCTACTGGTTTTTGTGGTGGATTTACAACCTTTTCTACTTTTGCTTATGAAAACCATGTGTTTTTAAAATCTGGAGATTTTACCAGTTTTGCGTTATACACAATCACTAGTTTTATTCTTGGTTTTTTAGCAG